The following coding sequences lie in one Streptomyces dengpaensis genomic window:
- a CDS encoding DUF2637 domain-containing protein, whose amino-acid sequence MTITDMPQTAAPDTPVSRTPTAVSDAPEFVSGAAGGVSETRKRNRIKPKRDRFTAALPYVAAVFGTLVGAIGFAMSYDTLAKVALSWGFSEGLAPWFPIGVDASILAFLALDLYLILKGIPWPVLRMAAHGMTGATVWFNASSQGAVGNDPVQSASHGVMPVLFVIGVEAARRLFIKKAQLEAGTHADRIPLHRWILAPLATPKFYRRMRLYGVTSYPEMIRRQQDLTAYEQWLKRKYKGDLNKASEDERLPMKMAAYGYTVAQALAMPEQQERQAEERAEEAERRHLDAETRREVAQKKAEADRLEAGGELEAVRARVEGTTAQARAYARAQASAAERAAELEEKALETALVAEARAREAEAERKEAQERRTAAAADLETAELERRAAEKRKAAAEADRVAAAEAQAIETAEIAEARERAAEADRRAAETEMAAAETRRRAAEADRLAAQENDRRAAADANVQAARLREAETEMAAAETRLAVAEVERRAVEMEDEAKLTSRERAVRKVARMALAAGLVTVGLGTDEIHPALSRVVSIADVQRETAVSSTDTASKYRQEAAELLASGYRPGQ is encoded by the coding sequence ATGACGATCACCGACATGCCGCAGACTGCGGCACCCGACACCCCTGTTTCGAGGACGCCGACCGCCGTTTCGGACGCACCCGAGTTCGTTTCGGGAGCGGCCGGGGGCGTTTCGGAGACACGGAAGCGGAACCGGATCAAGCCCAAGCGGGACCGCTTCACGGCCGCCCTGCCGTACGTCGCAGCGGTCTTCGGCACGCTGGTCGGCGCCATCGGCTTCGCTATGTCGTACGACACCCTCGCCAAAGTTGCTTTGAGCTGGGGATTCAGCGAGGGCCTCGCGCCCTGGTTCCCGATCGGCGTGGACGCTTCGATCCTGGCGTTCCTGGCCCTGGACCTGTACCTGATCCTCAAGGGCATCCCGTGGCCGGTGCTGCGGATGGCCGCGCACGGCATGACTGGCGCCACCGTGTGGTTCAACGCGTCCTCGCAGGGGGCGGTCGGCAACGACCCGGTCCAGTCCGCCTCGCACGGCGTCATGCCGGTCCTCTTCGTGATCGGCGTGGAGGCGGCACGGCGGCTGTTCATCAAGAAGGCGCAGCTCGAAGCGGGTACGCACGCCGACCGCATCCCGCTGCACCGTTGGATCCTCGCCCCGCTGGCGACCCCGAAGTTCTACCGCCGGATGAGGCTGTACGGGGTCACCTCCTACCCGGAGATGATCCGCCGTCAGCAGGACCTCACCGCCTACGAGCAGTGGCTCAAGCGCAAGTACAAGGGCGACCTGAACAAGGCGTCCGAGGATGAGCGGCTGCCGATGAAGATGGCCGCCTACGGCTACACCGTCGCGCAGGCCCTCGCGATGCCTGAGCAGCAGGAACGCCAGGCTGAGGAGCGGGCGGAGGAAGCCGAGCGCCGGCACCTGGACGCGGAGACGCGGCGGGAGGTCGCGCAGAAGAAGGCCGAAGCCGACCGGCTGGAGGCAGGCGGCGAACTCGAAGCCGTCCGCGCCCGGGTGGAAGGCACGACCGCTCAGGCCCGCGCCTACGCCCGAGCCCAGGCCAGCGCCGCAGAGCGGGCCGCTGAGCTGGAGGAGAAGGCGCTGGAAACCGCCCTGGTCGCCGAAGCCCGCGCCCGTGAGGCGGAGGCGGAGCGCAAGGAAGCCCAGGAGCGCCGCACGGCGGCTGCCGCCGACCTGGAAACGGCCGAACTGGAGCGGCGCGCGGCGGAGAAGCGGAAGGCAGCGGCGGAGGCCGACCGGGTCGCCGCGGCGGAGGCACAGGCGATCGAGACGGCGGAGATCGCTGAGGCTCGCGAGCGTGCTGCCGAAGCCGATCGGCGTGCTGCCGAAACGGAGATGGCCGCTGCCGAAACGCGCCGCCGCGCTGCCGAAGCCGACCGGCTGGCGGCGCAGGAGAACGACCGCAGGGCGGCTGCTGACGCCAACGTCCAGGCCGCCCGGCTGCGCGAGGCCGAAACGGAGATGGCTGCTGCCGAAACGCGGCTCGCCGTCGCCGAAGTCGAGCGGCGCGCGGTCGAAATGGAAGACGAGGCGAAGCTCACCTCGCGCGAGCGGGCGGTCCGCAAGGTCGCGCGCATGGCGCTCGCGGCCGGCCTGGTGACGGTCGGCCTGGGCACGGACGAAATCCACCCCGCGCTGTCCCGGGTGGTCTCGATCGCCGACGTCCAGCGCGAGACGGCGGTGTCCTCCACGGACACGGCCTCGAAGTACCGCCAGGAGGCGGCCGAACTGCTCGCCAGCGGCTACCGCCCCGGGCAGTGA
- a CDS encoding DUF5999 family protein: protein MCTHTPKCPSADSPAAEAARVVAGHPEQGWSLLCNDVVVFDDTGELLPDGRVIDPHRPLAITA from the coding sequence CTGTGCACGCACACCCCGAAGTGCCCGTCGGCCGACAGCCCGGCGGCGGAGGCCGCCCGCGTCGTGGCCGGCCACCCGGAGCAGGGCTGGAGCCTGCTGTGCAACGACGTCGTGGTTTTCGACGACACCGGCGAGCTGCTCCCCGACGGCCGGGTCATCGACCCGCACCGTCCCCTCGCGATCACGGCCTGA